A section of the Rhipicephalus sanguineus isolate Rsan-2018 chromosome 11, BIME_Rsan_1.4, whole genome shotgun sequence genome encodes:
- the LOC119373710 gene encoding uncharacterized protein LOC119373710, with translation MGWLDVGACMALAALVTGSIVTHPPPLEPTDAFRMIGAFPRVVAISSSNNDTSFKCLAATRTHFDLEAKRAVYVWHLGGSRAATAKRNVTFDIEAGNAPDQTTYFVDNDRTLPFTAYYNYTDYDNCMVTIVPYNNHSHCLLWVKPAVAHAVPRHCLDHYEETCDVRVPQYDNDLCGHQE, from the exons ATGGGCTGGCTGGACGTCGGAGCTTGTATGGCGCTTGCCGCTCTAGTCACCGGAAGCATTGTCACGCATCCTCCTCCTCTCGAGCCAACCGACGCATTTAGG aTGATCGGCGCGTTTCCCCGTGTAGTGGCCATATCCTCCTCCAACAACGACACTTCGTTCAAGTGCCTGGCTGCGACAAGAACTCATTTCGACTTGGAAGCAAAGAGGGCTGTCTACGTGTGGCACTTAGGAGGAAGCCGAGCAGCCACGGCTAA GAGGAACGTTACATTCGACATCGAAGCAGGAAATGCGCCTGACCAGACAACTTACTTTGTAGACAACG ACCGGACTCTCCCGTTCACGGCCTACTACAACTACACTGACTACGATAATTGCATGGTCACCATAGTTCCTTACAACAACCACAGCC ATTGTTTACTCTGGGTCAAACCTGCGGTTGCGCACGCTGTACCTAGGCACTGTTTGGACCACTATGAAGAGACGTGCGATGTTCGGGTACCACAGTATGACAATGACCTGTGCGGCCACCAGGAATGA